The following are encoded together in the Pseudoalteromonas piscicida genome:
- the prfB gene encoding peptide chain release factor 2 (programmed frameshift), producing the protein MFEVNPVINQIKEIRERTELLRGYLDYALKQERLEEVNAELEDPAVWNEPERAQALGKEKSNLEVIVETIDNLVAGADDAEGLVELAVEAEDEETFTEAEQEVNGLVEQLEKLEFRRMFSGEQDANDAYIDLQSGSGGTEAQDWCNMLLRMYLRWAEAKGFKAEIVEATDGDVAGIKGATVKVTGEYAYGWLRTETGVHRLVRKSPFDSGGRRHTSFASVFVYPEIDDNIEIDINPADLRIDVYRASGAGGQHVNRTESAVRITHLPTNTVVQCQNDRSQHKNKDQAMKQLKAKLFELELQKQNAEKQAQEDAKSDIGWGSQIRSYVLDDSRIKDLRTGIENRNTQAVLDGDLDKFIEASLKSGL; encoded by the exons ATGTTTGAAGTGAATCCTGTGATTAACCAAATCAAGGAAATTCGCGAACGTACAGAGCTTCTTAGGGGGTATCTT GACTACGCTCTAAAGCAAGAGCGTTTAGAAGAAGTTAATGCCGAATTAGAAGATCCTGCTGTATGGAATGAGCCGGAGAGAGCCCAAGCACTGGGCAAAGAAAAATCAAATTTAGAAGTGATTGTTGAAACCATCGACAATCTTGTGGCTGGTGCTGATGATGCTGAAGGTCTAGTTGAACTTGCCGTGGAAGCCGAAGATGAAGAAACATTCACTGAAGCAGAGCAAGAAGTCAACGGCCTGGTTGAGCAACTGGAAAAACTAGAGTTTCGTCGAATGTTCTCTGGTGAGCAGGATGCTAACGATGCCTACATCGACTTACAGTCAGGTTCTGGCGGCACTGAAGCTCAAGACTGGTGTAACATGTTGCTGCGCATGTACTTGCGCTGGGCTGAGGCGAAAGGCTTTAAAGCTGAAATCGTTGAAGCGACTGATGGTGATGTTGCTGGTATTAAGGGCGCGACAGTTAAAGTCACGGGTGAATATGCTTACGGTTGGCTTCGTACAGAAACGGGCGTACACCGCTTAGTACGTAAGAGTCCTTTTGATTCAGGCGGTCGTCGTCATACTTCGTTTGCTTCTGTATTCGTTTACCCAGAAATTGACGACAATATCGAAATCGATATTAATCCTGCAGATCTTCGTATCGATGTATATCGTGCATCGGGCGCGGGTGGTCAGCACGTTAACCGTACCGAATCTGCGGTACGTATTACACACTTACCGACCAACACGGTAGTGCAGTGTCAGAATGACCGTTCGCAGCACAAGAACAAAGATCAAGCGATGAAGCAGTTAAAGGCGAAATTGTTTGAACTAGAACTGCAAAAGCAAAACGCTGAAAAACAAGCCCAAGAAGATGCAAAATCTGACATCGGTTGGGGCAGCCAAATCCGCTCATACGTGCTAGATGATTCACGTATTAAAGATTTGCGTACAGGTATTGAAAATCGCAATACCCAAGCCGTATTAGACGGCGATTTAGACAAATTTATCGAAGCAAGCCTGAAATCAGGCCTTTAA
- the lysS gene encoding lysine--tRNA ligase, with product MTDHNQDENKLIAERRGKLDAIRENCPANGHPNSFRREDYTQDLQAKFGDKSKEELVELDHHVSVAGRLLAKRGPFLVLQDMKGRIQAYASKDVQKDLKEKYGQLDIGDIVGVKGPLHKSGKGDLYVDMVEYELLTKSLRPLPEKFHGLTDQEAKYRQRYVDLITNMDTRETFRIRSKVIEGIRRFLAERDFMEVETPMLQVIPGGASARPFVTHHNALDIDMYLRIAPELYLKRLVVGGFERVFEINRNFRNEGLSTRHNPEFTMIEFYQAYADYNDLMNLTEDMLRTVAQDVLGTTTVINTVKNAEGEVTETIEYDFGSAFQRLSMADAILQYGPDAEAQAEIFKDPENHFEALKAYAKKVHVKIPENCVWGPGKFLCEIFEEVAEHRLIQPTFITEYPWEVSPLARRNDENPFITDRFEFFVGGRELANGFSELNDAEDQAARFTRQVEEKDAGDDEAMHYDADYIRALEHGLPPTAGEGIGIDRLVMLFTDSPTIKDVILFPHMRPEVQAEQ from the coding sequence ATGACAGATCACAATCAAGACGAAAATAAACTTATTGCTGAGCGTCGTGGCAAGCTAGATGCGATCCGGGAAAATTGCCCTGCAAATGGCCACCCGAACTCATTCCGCCGCGAAGACTACACACAAGATCTACAAGCTAAGTTTGGTGATAAATCGAAGGAAGAGCTAGTAGAGCTTGATCATCATGTTTCTGTTGCGGGTCGTTTGCTTGCGAAACGTGGTCCTTTCTTAGTGTTGCAAGACATGAAAGGTCGCATTCAGGCTTATGCTTCAAAAGATGTACAAAAAGATCTAAAAGAGAAGTATGGCCAGTTAGATATCGGCGATATCGTTGGTGTTAAAGGTCCGCTTCATAAATCAGGTAAAGGTGATCTATACGTAGACATGGTTGAGTATGAACTACTGACTAAGTCGCTACGTCCACTACCTGAAAAATTCCATGGTTTGACTGACCAAGAAGCGAAATATCGTCAGCGTTATGTTGATTTGATCACTAACATGGATACGCGCGAAACATTCCGTATTCGTTCAAAGGTGATTGAAGGTATTCGCCGTTTCTTAGCTGAGCGTGACTTTATGGAAGTGGAAACGCCGATGCTACAGGTTATTCCTGGCGGTGCGTCTGCACGTCCATTCGTAACGCATCACAATGCACTAGATATTGATATGTATCTACGTATCGCGCCTGAGCTATACCTTAAGCGTCTAGTGGTTGGTGGTTTTGAGCGTGTATTCGAAATCAACCGTAACTTCCGTAACGAAGGTTTATCAACGCGTCATAATCCAGAATTCACTATGATTGAGTTCTATCAAGCATACGCGGATTACAATGATTTGATGAACTTAACTGAAGACATGTTACGTACCGTGGCACAAGATGTGTTAGGCACCACTACAGTTATTAATACTGTGAAGAATGCTGAAGGCGAAGTGACAGAGACGATTGAGTATGACTTTGGTAGTGCGTTCCAGCGTTTGTCTATGGCTGATGCTATTTTACAATATGGCCCAGATGCCGAAGCACAAGCTGAAATCTTCAAAGACCCAGAAAACCACTTTGAAGCACTAAAAGCATACGCTAAGAAAGTTCACGTTAAAATCCCTGAAAACTGCGTATGGGGCCCAGGTAAGTTCCTATGTGAAATCTTTGAAGAAGTCGCTGAGCACAGACTTATCCAACCGACGTTCATCACTGAATATCCTTGGGAAGTGTCTCCGCTGGCGCGTCGTAACGATGAAAACCCATTTATCACAGACCGCTTCGAGTTCTTCGTGGGTGGCCGTGAGCTTGCAAATGGTTTCTCTGAGCTTAATGATGCTGAAGATCAAGCTGCGCGCTTTACTCGCCAAGTGGAAGAAAAAGATGCAGGTGACGATGAAGCAATGCACTACGATGCGGATTATATCCGTGCGCTAGAGCATGGTTTACCACCAACAGCAGGTGAGGGGATTGGTATTGATCGCCTAGTGATGTTGTTCACGGACTCACCGACTATTAAAGACGTTATTTTGTTCCCACACATGCGTCCTGAAGTACAAGCTGAACAGTAA
- a CDS encoding exo-beta-N-acetylmuramidase NamZ domain-containing protein, whose protein sequence is MFQSLRVCLLIIFCCVPLTVEALTLGAERTDEYLPVLKGKRVGLIVNQTSRVEDQHLVDYLFNMGVDVKKVFAPEHGFRGNHDAGAKVDDAQDVKTGLPIISLYGSNKKPKSEQLKDIDVLIFDIQDVGLRFYTYISTMHLAMEAAAEAKIEFWVFDRPNPNIAYVDGPLLEKSFHSFVGMHPIPVLHGMTVGELAAMIKGEGWLTSEKALQLRIFPMRNYSGNTQYRLPIPPSPNLPNQQAIYLYPSLCFFEATPISVGRGTDFPFQVFGYPDPKLGEFQFTPRPVLGAASNPKLNGVTAFGQDLRNSNVRGFDLTWFVAAYGQFKRENKVFFQSPDFLDKLAGTDKIRKAIESGQSASELRQLWQQDVQDFLMQRKKYLLYPRS, encoded by the coding sequence ATGTTTCAATCACTCAGAGTTTGTTTGCTGATTATTTTTTGTTGTGTTCCTTTAACTGTTGAGGCGCTTACCTTAGGTGCAGAGCGCACAGATGAATATTTACCTGTGCTAAAAGGCAAGCGCGTTGGATTAATCGTAAACCAAACATCTCGTGTTGAAGATCAACATCTAGTTGATTACTTATTTAATATGGGAGTGGATGTAAAAAAGGTCTTTGCACCGGAACATGGCTTTCGTGGTAATCATGATGCGGGTGCTAAAGTTGATGACGCACAAGATGTGAAAACTGGGCTACCAATCATTTCGCTTTATGGCAGTAACAAAAAGCCAAAATCTGAACAGCTTAAAGATATTGATGTGCTTATTTTTGATATTCAAGATGTAGGGTTACGCTTTTATACTTACATCAGCACGATGCACCTTGCGATGGAAGCCGCAGCCGAAGCAAAAATTGAATTTTGGGTTTTTGATAGGCCAAATCCAAATATTGCATATGTTGATGGCCCTTTGTTAGAAAAGTCGTTTCACTCTTTTGTTGGTATGCATCCCATTCCCGTATTGCATGGTATGACCGTTGGCGAACTGGCAGCAATGATTAAAGGAGAAGGTTGGTTAACTTCGGAGAAAGCGCTACAGCTACGTATATTTCCAATGAGAAATTATAGTGGTAACACTCAATATAGACTGCCGATACCACCAAGCCCTAACCTGCCAAACCAACAAGCAATCTACTTGTATCCATCACTCTGCTTTTTTGAAGCGACCCCTATTTCTGTCGGTCGTGGAACGGACTTTCCATTTCAAGTTTTTGGCTACCCAGATCCGAAATTGGGCGAGTTTCAGTTCACTCCTCGACCAGTGCTCGGTGCGGCTTCCAATCCTAAATTAAATGGTGTGACTGCGTTTGGTCAGGACTTAAGAAACAGTAATGTACGAGGTTTTGATCTAACTTGGTTTGTTGCGGCGTACGGACAATTCAAGCGCGAAAATAAAGTGTTTTTTCAGTCGCCTGATTTTCTCGATAAGCTTGCAGGCACGGATAAAATTCGTAAAGCCATTGAGTCTGGTCAATCGGCATCTGAGCTGAGACAACTGTGGCAGCAGGATGTACAAGATTTCTTAATGCAGCGAAAAAAGTATTTATTATACCCAAGATCGTAA
- a CDS encoding MurR/RpiR family transcriptional regulator — protein MSTFVKIKALRPSLSNSEAKLADFTLNSGDKIRALSSVELAREAGVSQSSVVKFAQKLGYKGFPAFKLAVVDALNEQTDTSAAIDELISSNDSIELIADKLQLKQQNVISETRKLNSAKQFENAIQLVKNARKVIVCALGSTFTMAQDLTWKLQKLGIPAIAQVDEISASSFIATMGKDDLFIVISNTGTSKSLLTLTNQALDNGCKCLAISRYGSHALAEMADAILYCINEGEPLKHSGMLSRTSQAYLIDVLFTALAQSNLHWQKRVDKANENMQVLRSE, from the coding sequence ATGTCTACATTTGTCAAAATAAAAGCACTTCGCCCATCACTATCGAATAGTGAAGCAAAGCTTGCTGACTTTACCTTGAACTCGGGCGATAAAATCCGTGCGCTTTCCTCCGTTGAGCTGGCACGCGAAGCCGGTGTCAGCCAATCTAGCGTCGTAAAATTTGCCCAAAAGCTGGGTTATAAAGGATTTCCAGCATTTAAACTTGCCGTTGTTGATGCGCTCAACGAGCAAACAGATACCAGTGCAGCAATTGATGAGTTAATTTCCAGTAATGACTCCATCGAGTTAATCGCAGATAAATTACAACTAAAACAGCAAAATGTTATTTCCGAAACTCGAAAACTTAACTCAGCAAAACAGTTTGAGAACGCAATTCAGTTGGTGAAAAACGCACGAAAAGTCATCGTGTGTGCACTTGGTAGTACCTTCACGATGGCCCAAGATTTAACTTGGAAACTCCAAAAACTTGGTATTCCCGCGATTGCTCAGGTTGATGAAATAAGCGCCTCTAGCTTTATTGCAACGATGGGGAAAGATGATCTCTTTATCGTGATCAGCAATACAGGAACCAGTAAGAGCTTGCTAACCTTGACTAATCAAGCACTGGATAACGGCTGTAAATGTCTTGCCATTTCACGTTATGGTAGCCACGCTCTCGCGGAAATGGCCGATGCAATACTGTATTGCATCAACGAAGGGGAGCCACTTAAGCATTCAGGCATGCTGTCTCGTACTTCTCAAGCCTACCTGATTGATGTTTTATTCACGGCACTTGCACAATCAAACCTGCATTGGCAAAAACGCGTGGATAAGGCCAATGAAAACATGCAAGTATTGCGTAGCGAGTAA
- a CDS encoding Na+/H+ antiporter NhaC family protein, which yields MAWYSILPPLIAIAVVFWRKEVIIALILALVSSEFLLALYGQQSLVAGTFVGSIERVIEVATSAGNSRILIFSIVIGALLAYIRESGGVAATVNVLLNRGVAKSKRQVGLLTMFTGTAVFIESNMSVLTSGIVARGLFDKFKMSRARLAYIIDSTSAPVCILILLNGWGAYVLGLLSNYELEQSAVSILWGSVAFNFYAIIALLIVFYTIVFDKVHGPMKAAEQELKHHTAEISSGPSATKSRYMLLPLLTLIVSMIGFMFWTGDGVLANGSGSKSVLYATILASMVAYLLLLTGKRFSHHELMDVGFKGMGELLPLVSIVLLSLTLGASLKELGTGTFVASLVGDYLPIYLIVPVLFITGAIMSFTTGTSWGTFAILIPIGVPLIQALGLPPALVLGAILSGGIFGDHCSPISDTSAVSALASGCDLLTHVKTQLPYALVGGALAIICFFIASLIMI from the coding sequence ATGGCTTGGTACTCGATTTTGCCACCTTTGATTGCAATTGCAGTCGTGTTTTGGCGTAAAGAAGTGATTATCGCTTTGATTTTAGCGCTAGTTTCTTCCGAATTTTTATTGGCTTTATATGGTCAGCAGTCGCTAGTTGCCGGCACATTCGTAGGCAGTATTGAACGTGTTATTGAGGTTGCAACATCGGCAGGTAACAGCCGGATCTTGATTTTTAGCATAGTGATAGGTGCATTGCTCGCCTACATCCGAGAGTCCGGTGGGGTTGCAGCGACGGTGAATGTGCTGCTTAATCGAGGCGTCGCTAAGAGTAAACGTCAGGTTGGCTTGCTGACGATGTTTACTGGCACGGCGGTGTTCATCGAGTCAAATATGAGTGTACTAACCTCTGGTATTGTTGCGAGGGGACTATTTGATAAGTTTAAAATGAGCCGTGCTCGTTTGGCTTATATTATCGATAGTACCAGCGCACCTGTATGCATTTTGATCCTACTTAATGGCTGGGGAGCTTATGTGCTTGGGCTGCTGAGTAACTACGAACTTGAGCAGTCTGCAGTGAGTATTTTATGGGGTAGTGTCGCGTTTAATTTTTATGCGATTATTGCGCTGTTAATTGTTTTCTATACGATTGTGTTTGATAAAGTTCATGGACCGATGAAGGCCGCAGAGCAAGAGTTAAAACACCACACGGCTGAAATAAGTAGTGGGCCGAGCGCCACCAAGTCGCGTTATATGCTGCTCCCTTTATTAACGCTGATTGTAAGTATGATTGGGTTTATGTTTTGGACAGGCGATGGTGTATTGGCAAATGGTAGCGGCTCTAAATCAGTACTTTATGCCACAATCTTAGCTTCAATGGTTGCGTACCTACTGCTTTTGACTGGTAAGAGGTTTAGTCATCACGAATTGATGGATGTTGGCTTTAAGGGGATGGGGGAGCTACTGCCATTGGTTAGCATTGTGTTACTCTCCTTGACTTTAGGTGCAAGTCTAAAAGAGCTCGGAACAGGGACTTTTGTTGCGTCTTTAGTTGGTGACTATTTGCCTATTTACTTGATAGTGCCAGTACTCTTTATTACTGGTGCCATCATGTCATTTACAACGGGTACATCATGGGGCACCTTTGCCATATTAATACCGATTGGTGTGCCACTTATTCAAGCGCTAGGCTTGCCGCCAGCGCTTGTGCTTGGTGCTATCTTAAGTGGCGGAATATTTGGCGATCATTGCTCACCGATCTCAGATACCAGCGCGGTATCGGCACTGGCATCAGGATGTGATTTACTGACTCATGTCAAAACCCAATTGCCTTACGCATTGGTGGGAGGCGCATTAGCAATTATCTGCTTCTTTATCGCCAGTCTTATCATGATTTAA
- a CDS encoding sigma-70 family RNA polymerase sigma factor — protein MLSSLKMWCARTTSNVEDPLYEYATTGKVKYLEQVIERYQSDLFHFLKTQTQAASAEDICQKTWLKVIEKNSAYRQQGHPKAYLFQIARNLLVDSIRASDKLSELTDNKVGTTSTYEFTKVSEQSWLYQQIATLPFLQKEALSLQLEGFSLAEIAQIVGAAQETVKTRIRYAKETIKSQVSENNE, from the coding sequence ATGCTGAGTAGCTTGAAAATGTGGTGTGCTCGCACCACCAGCAACGTAGAAGATCCGCTTTATGAATATGCAACAACGGGTAAAGTAAAATACCTAGAGCAAGTCATTGAGCGCTATCAAAGTGATTTATTTCACTTCCTAAAAACCCAAACACAGGCGGCGTCAGCAGAAGATATATGCCAAAAAACATGGCTAAAAGTCATCGAAAAGAACAGCGCTTATCGACAGCAGGGTCATCCCAAGGCTTACCTGTTTCAAATTGCGCGTAACTTATTGGTCGACTCAATCAGAGCATCGGATAAATTGTCGGAGCTTACGGACAATAAAGTGGGTACCACAAGCACCTATGAGTTTACTAAAGTCTCTGAACAATCATGGCTATATCAGCAAATAGCGACGCTTCCCTTCTTACAAAAAGAAGCATTAAGCTTACAGTTAGAAGGATTTAGCTTAGCTGAAATAGCACAGATTGTAGGGGCCGCCCAAGAGACGGTGAAAACTCGAATTAGATATGCAAAAGAGACAATTAAGTCTCAAGTGAGTGAAAATAATGAGTAA
- a CDS encoding energy transducer TonB, giving the protein MTTVATLQQPNSAIPKLALSLVGAVIITFTTFGFMQKLVSQELTRPIVDVEVFDLTIATDREDSPVEEKRVMPEPPRPMIAPVRPTEDIVETGNNLQISSETPSVDLGKFTNTMTLQFSTDGQATPLVRSNPSYPPAAAREGVEGWVEMEFAISPQGEVIDVKVTNAEPKRVFEQAAVRALRKWKYRPLIVDGKPQPQYAQRVVLEFTLEQ; this is encoded by the coding sequence ATGACGACAGTAGCCACTCTTCAACAGCCTAATTCAGCAATTCCCAAACTCGCACTATCACTCGTTGGCGCAGTTATTATTACTTTTACCACCTTTGGCTTTATGCAAAAGTTAGTTTCACAAGAATTAACACGCCCTATTGTCGATGTAGAAGTATTTGATCTTACTATTGCAACGGATAGAGAGGACTCTCCAGTAGAAGAAAAAAGGGTAATGCCTGAACCACCAAGACCAATGATAGCTCCGGTTAGACCGACTGAAGATATCGTTGAAACAGGTAACAATCTGCAAATTAGTAGCGAGACGCCTAGCGTAGATTTAGGTAAATTCACTAATACAATGACGTTGCAGTTCTCCACTGATGGGCAAGCGACTCCACTTGTTAGAAGCAATCCTAGCTATCCGCCTGCGGCTGCGAGAGAGGGAGTGGAAGGTTGGGTAGAAATGGAGTTTGCCATTTCTCCACAAGGCGAAGTAATTGATGTTAAAGTGACAAATGCGGAGCCTAAACGAGTATTTGAGCAGGCAGCTGTAAGAGCACTGAGGAAATGGAAATACAGACCACTTATTGTTGATGGAAAGCCACAACCGCAGTACGCTCAGCGCGTTGTATTAGAATTTACATTGGAACAGTAA
- a CDS encoding DUF3087 domain-containing protein → MKLVEINKARYRKHLNQVIVACVVALTVGSLGIAQLLIQLFPDSDGSHFHWNLTGVLVTSIVIGFVLKKHKAHPFMTEVSYVWDLKQSLNKITRKMAKLKQAAQQGDVDAMTAIQYSYAGSRQLWQLDDNTITMDDLAMWQAELDSLANKYQVEIKAENYKETMLKKY, encoded by the coding sequence ATGAAGTTAGTTGAGATCAACAAGGCGCGTTATCGCAAACATTTAAATCAGGTTATTGTCGCTTGCGTTGTGGCGCTAACAGTCGGTAGTTTAGGGATTGCTCAGTTATTAATCCAATTATTTCCTGACTCAGATGGCAGCCACTTTCATTGGAATTTAACCGGCGTGCTAGTGACCAGCATTGTCATTGGGTTTGTACTCAAAAAGCATAAAGCGCACCCCTTTATGACCGAAGTTAGTTATGTGTGGGATTTAAAACAATCATTGAACAAAATCACCCGTAAAATGGCGAAGTTAAAACAGGCTGCACAGCAGGGGGATGTGGATGCGATGACAGCGATTCAGTATAGCTATGCGGGGTCTCGTCAACTGTGGCAGCTGGACGATAACACCATAACGATGGATGATTTGGCGATGTGGCAAGCAGAGCTAGATTCACTGGCTAACAAGTATCAAGTTGAAATAAAAGCAGAAAACTATAAAGAAACCATGTTGAAAAAGTACTAA
- a CDS encoding DUF3413 domain-containing protein: MVGSYQLFFFNLNYHNVVNTNPVDYKGLTLFYVSVSTWSHMALLTALVSFVAMPIVWLQSNKVRSACLALFYALFFVALIANSLCFELYKFNINGVIVDMLLAGQVIEFSPIAWAQAIAIFVLIFVFQFYLSTWLSKPRAVMKLRFGRKFTSVTVIALLASNTIHAWASATIYQPITGFSKYLPFFKPATANSFMRKYGFVDEEALAQQKSMSLHQGQFNYPLQHIEVEQVEKSLDIVFVVLDSWRYDAFKEQVTPNIWRFSQQGVTFNQHFSTGNSTRTGVTGLFYGLPGTAWQDIYNNRATPLLMDRMRDLGYQFGVFSSAQLIRPEFNETVFARVEGLKTHTEGDDVLARDKQVTINWSSWYAKRDPNKPSSSFIFYDAIHGYAVPEGYEAGFEPMHGPINHMLLDNDYDRKPILNRYLTSAHYVDSLAATVLEQLDIENTLVIVTSDHGEELNDNKLNYWGHNSNFTEPQIKVPFIVVGPKSEKWQHWQASNAITSHLDVVPRLMSEYLGVKNTPENYITGYNLTGPVKERNWLLLSSYNKYAVVSKQQIVEVSPMGIYETLDKTNKPSKHEPNFEYIQEAMQQISHFQ, encoded by the coding sequence TTGGTTGGTTCTTATCAACTCTTTTTTTTCAATCTTAATTACCATAATGTTGTCAATACCAATCCTGTCGATTATAAAGGACTGACATTATTTTACGTTTCTGTATCAACGTGGAGCCATATGGCTTTACTCACAGCTTTAGTGAGTTTTGTCGCTATGCCGATAGTATGGTTACAGTCAAATAAAGTGAGATCCGCATGTCTTGCTTTATTTTATGCATTGTTTTTCGTAGCACTGATTGCAAATAGCTTGTGCTTTGAGCTTTACAAGTTTAATATCAACGGCGTTATTGTCGATATGTTGCTTGCAGGGCAAGTTATTGAGTTCTCACCAATTGCATGGGCTCAAGCAATTGCTATTTTTGTTTTAATATTTGTCTTCCAGTTTTACCTGTCAACGTGGCTGAGTAAGCCCCGTGCCGTGATGAAGTTGCGCTTTGGTCGAAAATTTACCAGTGTAACCGTTATTGCACTGTTGGCGAGCAATACAATTCATGCTTGGGCGAGTGCGACGATATATCAACCGATCACAGGGTTCAGCAAGTACTTGCCATTTTTTAAACCTGCTACAGCAAATTCCTTCATGCGGAAATATGGTTTTGTTGACGAGGAGGCACTAGCACAACAAAAATCAATGTCATTGCATCAGGGGCAGTTTAATTATCCTTTACAACATATTGAAGTAGAGCAAGTTGAAAAGTCTCTCGATATTGTTTTTGTGGTACTGGATTCATGGCGGTATGATGCTTTCAAAGAGCAAGTTACTCCCAATATTTGGCGATTCTCACAACAGGGAGTGACCTTCAATCAACACTTCTCCACTGGTAATTCTACACGCACAGGGGTTACAGGGCTGTTTTATGGCTTGCCTGGCACCGCTTGGCAGGACATTTACAATAATCGAGCAACCCCACTATTAATGGACAGAATGCGCGATTTGGGTTATCAATTTGGGGTATTTTCGTCTGCACAACTTATTCGTCCCGAGTTTAATGAAACCGTTTTTGCTCGCGTTGAGGGTCTAAAAACGCATACAGAAGGCGATGATGTATTAGCACGAGATAAGCAGGTCACTATAAACTGGTCTTCTTGGTATGCAAAGCGAGATCCAAATAAGCCTTCATCTAGTTTTATTTTCTATGATGCAATACATGGTTACGCAGTTCCTGAAGGTTATGAAGCTGGATTTGAGCCGATGCACGGACCCATCAACCATATGTTATTGGACAACGACTATGATAGAAAGCCAATTCTAAATCGTTATTTGACCAGTGCCCATTATGTAGATAGCCTCGCTGCAACTGTACTAGAGCAGCTTGATATCGAAAATACACTTGTGATTGTCACGTCAGACCATGGTGAAGAGCTTAATGACAACAAGCTTAACTACTGGGGACACAATAGTAATTTTACTGAGCCACAGATAAAGGTGCCGTTTATTGTTGTTGGGCCAAAAAGCGAAAAGTGGCAACATTGGCAAGCCTCAAACGCAATAACCAGTCACTTAGATGTGGTACCAAGGTTGATGAGTGAATACTTAGGGGTCAAAAACACGCCTGAAAATTATATTACGGGTTATAACTTAACCGGACCAGTCAAAGAGAGAAATTGGTTACTACTTAGCAGCTACAATAAATATGCGGTTGTGAGTAAGCAGCAAATTGTAGAAGTCTCGCCCATGGGAATCTATGAGACACTTGATAAAACTAACAAGCCATCCAAGCACGAGCCAAATTTTGAATATATTCAAGAGGCGATGCAACAGATCAGTCACTTTCAGTAG